A window of the Chloroflexus sp. Y-396-1 genome harbors these coding sequences:
- a CDS encoding zinc-ribbon domain-containing protein encodes MAMIFYRDMELICRSCGATFIFTAGEQEFYADKGFLNEPTRCPKCRNRRETQRRRAEPRAELAELDEE; translated from the coding sequence ATGGCAATGATCTTTTATCGAGATATGGAGTTAATCTGCCGCAGTTGTGGAGCGACCTTCATCTTCACTGCTGGCGAGCAAGAGTTCTACGCCGATAAGGGCTTTCTCAATGAACCGACTCGTTGCCCAAAGTGTCGTAACCGTCGCGAGACTCAGCGTCGCCGTGCTGAGCCACGTGCAGAGCTAGCAGAGCTAGATGAAGAGTGA
- a CDS encoding tetratricopeptide repeat protein: protein MIDHRWRQNITWGAYALLTVVAISLALRPDPYDTLRQADTLFAAGHYRAALITYASLTNTLSDASLRLGIVLTVRDEIDLARRAFASAIQSGLRLREYQLAVLYLGYLAMREGESAAAYRTWQALTNCSPSLCAVRDLLSADVDLKEGRLDQAFHIYRSVAIEQLPSDWAKFTVERRTLLATLFNPTNVSITPIPQSATFAEPFLQPLLPPMVGSDILNRALTLDLATRQQLFGQLALDMGYERLALAFFEQVEPTGEHGLAAAIYRAYTHLRLGNHQEGIEQLEQLAHTHPDDARIGSLLTTAYIYSGDLTAAANYLQRLQASGRSDPTIALIQASLAFAQRDFVAAADAYEQAVILAPTNERAYYLTLAARFHLDSGFERCISGLQAAQAAVSTAPDNPEALTILAGTRYYCGDLPGALQAADAALKAGAGIEARFYYGLTLSAQGNLDQGRAHLESVADQAPASVWRQRAETALELIGVKLPVLFRNP from the coding sequence GTGATTGACCACCGTTGGCGTCAGAACATCACCTGGGGAGCCTACGCCCTTCTGACAGTCGTTGCAATATCACTTGCACTCCGTCCTGACCCTTACGATACATTACGTCAGGCCGATACCCTCTTTGCTGCCGGTCATTATCGTGCGGCGCTTATTACATACGCTTCGCTAACCAACACCCTCAGCGACGCTTCACTACGGCTCGGCATCGTCCTGACTGTACGCGACGAAATCGATCTGGCCCGGCGAGCCTTTGCATCTGCAATTCAATCCGGTCTGCGGCTGCGTGAATATCAGCTTGCTGTACTCTATTTAGGTTATCTGGCGATGCGCGAGGGAGAATCGGCAGCAGCATACCGTACCTGGCAGGCACTTACCAACTGTTCGCCCTCGCTCTGTGCAGTGCGCGATCTTTTATCGGCCGATGTTGATCTGAAGGAAGGTCGACTGGATCAAGCCTTCCATATCTACCGGTCAGTCGCTATCGAGCAACTACCCTCTGATTGGGCCAAATTTACCGTTGAACGCCGGACACTGCTTGCGACCTTATTCAATCCAACGAACGTATCAATCACTCCAATTCCACAATCAGCAACCTTCGCAGAACCCTTTCTCCAACCGCTGTTGCCGCCGATGGTCGGTTCAGATATACTCAACCGCGCCCTTACCCTCGATCTGGCAACCCGCCAACAACTCTTTGGTCAGTTGGCACTTGATATGGGTTATGAACGTTTAGCGCTAGCCTTCTTTGAGCAAGTTGAACCAACCGGTGAACATGGACTGGCAGCAGCGATCTATCGTGCCTATACCCATTTACGTCTCGGTAACCACCAAGAGGGCATTGAACAGCTTGAACAACTGGCTCATACCCACCCCGACGACGCCCGTATCGGGTCATTGCTAACCACAGCGTATATCTATTCTGGTGATCTGACTGCAGCAGCCAACTACCTGCAGCGCCTTCAGGCCAGCGGTCGCTCTGATCCAACCATTGCCCTGATTCAAGCTAGCTTGGCCTTCGCGCAACGTGACTTCGTCGCCGCTGCTGATGCTTATGAACAAGCCGTTATTCTTGCACCGACCAACGAACGAGCTTACTACCTGACGTTAGCTGCCCGTTTCCACCTCGACAGTGGCTTCGAGCGCTGTATCAGTGGCTTGCAGGCAGCGCAGGCGGCTGTGAGTACCGCACCAGACAATCCTGAAGCCCTCACCATCCTAGCCGGAACGCGGTACTATTGTGGCGATCTGCCAGGTGCTCTGCAAGCTGCCGATGCTGCTCTCAAAGCCGGCGCCGGTATCGAAGCCCGTTTTTACTACGGTCTGACCCTCAGCGCGCAAGGTAATCTAGACCAGGGCCGCGCTCATCTTGAATCTGTCGCCGATCAGGCGCCAGCCAGTGTGTGGCGACAACGGGCCGAAACAGCCCTGGAATTGATAGGAGTGAAGTTACCGGTACTGTTTCGTAATCCATAA
- a CDS encoding hydrogenase maturation protease: MGSICQRRCPAVAPRGVVIGYGSPLRGDDYAGQAAAERLRQWHIVGAHVITKTQLSPELASVIARARRVIFLDAAVDRTDVDVRVVEPAPLRNVSHQSDPAGLLALARLLYGRVPRAVLITIPAYDTTLNLALSPATERAVAHAARLARAYLGRRYWALQARAWGE; the protein is encoded by the coding sequence ATGGGAAGCATTTGCCAGCGTCGATGTCCAGCGGTAGCGCCACGAGGAGTAGTCATCGGCTACGGCAGCCCATTGCGTGGCGACGACTATGCCGGACAGGCGGCGGCCGAGCGATTACGACAATGGCACATCGTCGGGGCGCATGTGATCACAAAGACACAGCTCTCGCCTGAGTTGGCATCTGTGATTGCGCGGGCGCGTCGCGTTATCTTTCTTGATGCAGCGGTAGATCGAACCGATGTTGATGTGCGTGTGGTAGAACCTGCACCATTACGGAATGTCAGCCATCAGAGTGATCCGGCAGGGTTATTAGCTCTGGCACGTCTCCTTTATGGTCGTGTTCCTCGTGCTGTTCTAATAACCATTCCGGCCTATGACACAACGCTCAATCTGGCGCTCAGCCCGGCTACCGAACGAGCAGTTGCCCATGCAGCCCGGCTGGCACGGGCGTACCTAGGACGACGCTACTGGGCGTTACAGGCTCGTGCCTGGGGTGAGTAG
- a CDS encoding Ni/Fe hydrogenase subunit alpha has product MGQRILIDPVTRIEGHAKISIHLDEAGNVAETRFHVTEFRGFERFCIGRPFWEMPGITARICGICPVSHLLASARAGDGILAVIIPPAAEKLRRLMNLGQIIQSHALSFFHLSGPDLMLGFDSDPAQRNIFGLIAADPELARNGIRLRQFGQEVIELLGGRKIHPAWAVPGGVRSGLSERSRDHIRSKLPDMLTIACQALGRLKQLGETYQREIETFGVFPSLYLGMVGPGGRWMHYGGKLRVIDHRGNILVDELDPIDYCDVIGEAAEPWSYLKFPYIRALGYPQGMYRVGPLARINICTTMGAPRADAELQELRQAVGPVIEGSFYYHHARLIEIIAALERMEVLLEDDDLLSSDLRADAGVNRHEAVGVSEAPRGTLFHHYRVDEKGLITHVNLIIATGQNNLAINRTVAQIAQSYIQNGRFDEGMLNRIEAGVRAYDPCLSCSTHAVGQMAMEVELYDARGELVGRLCR; this is encoded by the coding sequence ATGGGCCAACGTATTCTCATTGATCCGGTCACGCGCATCGAGGGCCATGCCAAAATCAGTATTCATCTTGACGAGGCCGGTAATGTTGCGGAAACACGGTTTCATGTCACCGAGTTTCGTGGCTTCGAGCGCTTTTGTATTGGCAGACCCTTCTGGGAGATGCCGGGCATTACGGCACGCATCTGTGGTATCTGTCCGGTAAGCCACTTGCTCGCCTCAGCGCGTGCCGGTGATGGAATTCTCGCGGTGATAATTCCACCTGCTGCCGAGAAATTGCGTCGATTGATGAATCTGGGGCAGATCATTCAATCTCACGCGCTGAGTTTCTTTCACCTGAGTGGTCCCGATCTGATGCTTGGTTTTGATAGTGATCCGGCTCAGCGCAACATCTTTGGTCTGATTGCAGCCGATCCAGAGCTGGCACGTAATGGCATTCGGCTCCGTCAGTTTGGGCAAGAGGTGATTGAACTGCTAGGCGGACGCAAGATTCACCCGGCCTGGGCTGTGCCAGGCGGTGTGCGCAGTGGCCTGAGTGAACGGAGTCGCGATCATATCCGGTCAAAACTACCAGACATGCTGACCATTGCCTGTCAGGCACTCGGTAGACTCAAGCAGCTCGGCGAAACATATCAACGTGAAATTGAAACATTCGGTGTCTTTCCCAGTCTCTATCTGGGTATGGTTGGCCCTGGTGGACGGTGGATGCACTATGGCGGGAAGCTCCGTGTGATCGATCACCGTGGCAACATTCTAGTTGATGAACTCGATCCCATTGACTATTGTGATGTTATTGGTGAAGCGGCTGAACCGTGGAGTTATTTGAAATTCCCGTACATTCGGGCTTTAGGCTATCCGCAAGGGATGTACCGAGTCGGGCCGCTGGCGCGGATCAACATCTGTACAACAATGGGTGCGCCGCGAGCCGATGCCGAATTACAGGAGCTACGTCAGGCAGTTGGGCCGGTCATTGAAGGGAGTTTCTACTACCACCACGCACGCCTCATCGAGATTATTGCTGCGCTTGAGCGGATGGAAGTTCTGCTTGAAGATGACGACTTACTCTCGTCGGATTTACGTGCTGATGCCGGTGTCAATCGTCACGAGGCGGTAGGGGTAAGTGAAGCGCCACGGGGCACCCTCTTCCATCATTATCGAGTCGATGAAAAGGGGTTGATTACTCACGTCAATCTAATCATCGCTACCGGTCAAAACAATCTCGCCATAAACCGCACTGTTGCCCAAATTGCGCAGAGCTATATTCAGAACGGTCGGTTTGATGAAGGAATGCTCAACCGGATTGAAGCCGGTGTGCGTGCTTATGATCCATGTCTCAGTTGCTCAACCCATGCCGTTGGTCAAATGGCAATGGAGGTGGAGTTGTACGATGCTCGTGGTGAGCTGGTAGGGCGTCTTTGTCGTTAG
- a CDS encoding oxidoreductase has protein sequence MSRLRIATIWLGGCSGCHMSFLDLDEWLIELAARADLVYSPIADAKHFPAEVDLTLIEGAIASDEHRELAKTARRQSKCIVSFGDCAVTGNVTALRNPLGPARNVLQQVYVEHSDPRGVIPHEPGIIPILLDKVVPVHQVIPVDYYLSGCPPSAPRIRALLEALIEGREPPADIRYG, from the coding sequence ATGAGCCGCTTGCGCATTGCGACGATCTGGCTGGGCGGATGTTCGGGATGCCACATGTCGTTCCTCGATCTCGATGAGTGGCTAATCGAGCTGGCCGCTCGTGCCGATCTCGTTTATAGTCCTATTGCCGATGCGAAACATTTTCCAGCAGAGGTTGATCTGACCCTCATCGAAGGTGCGATTGCCAGCGACGAACATCGTGAGCTGGCAAAGACGGCACGCCGTCAGAGCAAATGTATCGTTTCCTTCGGTGATTGTGCGGTAACCGGTAATGTAACAGCGCTGCGTAACCCGCTTGGCCCGGCCAGGAATGTGTTACAGCAGGTGTATGTCGAGCACAGTGACCCACGAGGGGTGATTCCTCATGAACCGGGCATTATCCCGATACTGCTCGATAAAGTCGTGCCGGTACACCAGGTTATTCCTGTAGATTATTACCTGTCGGGCTGTCCGCCCTCAGCGCCACGCATCCGTGCGCTGCTAGAAGCGCTGATAGAAGGGCGCGAACCACCAGCCGATATTCGCTACGGATAA
- the hoxU gene encoding bidirectional hydrogenase complex protein HoxU, which translates to MAAKTLTIDDHLVSARPGETLLEAIREAGIVIPTLCHLDGLSDVGACRLCLVEIEGQRRLQPACMTMVSEGMVVRTSTPRLQAYRRQIVELLFAERNHVCAVCVASGNCELQRLAVMVGMEHVRYDYLSPDCPVDISHPRFGIDHNRCVLCTRCVRACDEIEGVHTWDVAGRGVQARVITDMNQPWGTSTTCTSCGKCQLACPTGAIFPRGVTVGERPHASERIALIVEARKQRW; encoded by the coding sequence ATGGCAGCTAAAACCCTCACGATTGATGATCACCTGGTTTCAGCCCGACCTGGCGAGACGTTGCTAGAGGCTATTCGCGAAGCAGGGATTGTTATTCCTACTCTTTGTCATCTCGACGGCCTATCGGATGTAGGTGCCTGTCGGCTCTGTCTGGTCGAGATCGAAGGTCAACGGCGGTTACAGCCAGCCTGTATGACGATGGTGAGCGAGGGGATGGTGGTGCGCACCTCTACGCCAAGATTGCAAGCTTATCGGCGCCAGATTGTTGAATTGCTTTTTGCCGAACGCAACCATGTATGTGCCGTCTGTGTTGCCAGTGGCAACTGCGAATTGCAACGGCTGGCAGTGATGGTGGGCATGGAACACGTGCGCTATGACTACCTTTCACCCGACTGTCCGGTTGACATCTCGCACCCCCGGTTTGGCATTGATCATAACCGTTGCGTCCTCTGTACCCGTTGTGTTCGCGCCTGTGATGAAATTGAGGGTGTACATACCTGGGATGTTGCTGGTCGTGGCGTGCAGGCACGGGTGATCACCGACATGAACCAGCCGTGGGGGACATCAACCACGTGTACCAGTTGTGGCAAATGTCAACTGGCCTGTCCGACGGGGGCTATCTTCCCGCGTGGGGTAACGGTAGGTGAACGGCCACATGCTAGCGAGCGGATTGCGCTGATTGTTGAGGCACGGAAGCAACGCTGGTAA
- a CDS encoding NuoF family protein, which translates to MDLHELEAIAEREQAQRPRLRILCCAAAGCQASGALEIKRRLELVLSAAGKLAEVEVAPVGCMGLCGHGPLVRIEPEGTVFERVTPADAEEIVSALEQGPCNVLRCNLNHPFFTRQRPIVLRHCGRINPERIEDYIAVGGYRTLYTVIHELTPAEVIQIIARSGLRGRGGAGYPTGLKWATVAKSPGERKFVICNADEGDPGAFMDRSVLESDPHLVLEGMAIAAYAVGAEQGFIYVRGEYPLAIERLQKAIVQARRLGLLGAQIFESGFNFRVDIRVGAGAFVCGEETALIASIEGRRGQPRPRPPYPAEKGLWGMPTLINNVETFANVTAIIENGPEWFRQIGTEKSKGTKVFALTGKIRNTGLIEVPMGITLREIVYEIGDGTPDGTPVKAVQTGGPSGGCIPAELFDTPVDYESLAAVGSIMGSGGMVVMDEHTNMVDVARFYIEFCKDESCGKCIPCRVGTVQLFNLLTKLRNGQAQPRDLDTIEELCELMRETSLCGLGQSAPNPVLSTLQYFRHEYEQLIGVEVDHGS; encoded by the coding sequence ATGGATCTCCACGAACTTGAGGCGATTGCTGAACGCGAGCAAGCTCAACGTCCCCGTTTGCGGATCCTCTGCTGTGCTGCGGCTGGTTGTCAGGCTTCAGGCGCATTAGAGATTAAGCGTCGGTTAGAGTTGGTCCTTTCCGCTGCCGGTAAGCTGGCCGAGGTTGAGGTGGCGCCGGTTGGGTGTATGGGACTGTGCGGCCATGGCCCACTGGTGCGCATTGAACCTGAAGGGACAGTGTTCGAGCGGGTGACTCCGGCAGATGCCGAAGAGATTGTAAGTGCGCTTGAGCAAGGCCCTTGTAATGTCTTGCGCTGTAACCTGAACCATCCCTTCTTTACCCGCCAGCGGCCGATTGTATTGCGGCACTGCGGTCGGATTAATCCTGAACGAATTGAGGATTATATTGCGGTTGGCGGCTATCGCACGCTCTACACAGTGATTCACGAGTTGACTCCGGCTGAAGTCATCCAGATTATTGCGCGCAGTGGTCTGCGGGGACGGGGCGGCGCCGGGTATCCGACCGGGTTGAAGTGGGCTACTGTCGCAAAGAGTCCTGGGGAACGAAAGTTTGTGATCTGTAATGCTGACGAGGGTGATCCGGGAGCATTTATGGATCGCAGTGTACTAGAAAGCGATCCGCACCTGGTGCTCGAGGGTATGGCGATTGCAGCGTATGCGGTGGGCGCTGAACAAGGGTTTATTTACGTGCGTGGCGAATATCCGCTGGCGATTGAACGATTACAGAAAGCGATTGTACAGGCTCGTCGGCTGGGTTTGCTGGGCGCCCAGATTTTTGAAAGCGGTTTTAACTTTCGGGTTGATATTCGGGTTGGCGCTGGTGCTTTTGTCTGTGGTGAGGAGACGGCTTTAATCGCTTCGATTGAAGGACGGCGCGGTCAACCGCGTCCGCGTCCGCCATATCCGGCCGAAAAGGGCCTCTGGGGCATGCCCACTCTGATCAACAATGTCGAGACCTTCGCCAATGTTACTGCCATTATTGAGAATGGCCCAGAGTGGTTCCGCCAGATTGGAACTGAGAAGAGTAAAGGGACAAAGGTCTTCGCGTTGACCGGCAAGATTCGCAATACCGGTTTGATCGAAGTGCCGATGGGGATCACGCTACGCGAGATTGTCTACGAGATTGGAGATGGCACACCCGATGGCACACCGGTAAAAGCCGTCCAAACAGGTGGCCCTTCAGGTGGGTGTATTCCGGCTGAGCTGTTCGATACTCCGGTTGATTACGAATCGCTTGCTGCTGTCGGTTCGATTATGGGCTCCGGTGGGATGGTGGTCATGGACGAGCACACCAACATGGTTGATGTCGCTCGCTTTTACATCGAGTTTTGTAAAGATGAGTCTTGCGGCAAATGTATTCCCTGTCGGGTCGGCACGGTGCAGCTCTTCAATCTGCTGACCAAATTACGGAACGGGCAGGCACAACCACGCGATCTCGATACTATAGAAGAGTTGTGCGAGTTAATGCGCGAAACGAGCCTCTGCGGGTTAGGGCAATCAGCACCAAATCCGGTGCTAAGTACGTTGCAATACTTCCGACACGAATACGAGCAACTGATTGGCGTGGAGGTTGATCATGGCAGCTAA
- the hoxE gene encoding bidirectional hydrogenase complex protein HoxE, protein MTTPTTDTATDRNVRPASDNRRKILEATMKRFQYQGDALIEVLHKAQELYGFLSPELLSEVAHRLRLPPSRVYGVATFYHFFSLVPQGEHSCTVCLGTACYVRGAAHLLHELETLSGVKAGHTSSDGKFSLLTARCLGACGIAPAVVLDGEVIGHADRSDLAARIQKLLGREE, encoded by the coding sequence ATGACGACACCCACGACCGATACTGCTACCGACCGCAATGTTCGCCCTGCCAGTGACAATCGCCGTAAGATTCTCGAAGCGACGATGAAACGCTTCCAGTATCAAGGCGATGCACTGATCGAGGTCCTCCACAAAGCCCAAGAGTTGTACGGCTTTCTGTCACCGGAGCTGTTGAGTGAAGTGGCGCATCGTCTCAGATTACCACCGAGCCGAGTCTATGGAGTAGCGACGTTTTACCACTTTTTTTCCCTTGTGCCGCAGGGTGAACATAGTTGCACGGTCTGTTTAGGTACGGCCTGCTACGTGCGCGGTGCTGCACACCTGCTGCATGAACTAGAGACGCTCAGTGGTGTAAAGGCTGGTCACACTAGCAGCGATGGGAAGTTTTCCTTACTCACAGCGCGCTGTTTGGGCGCCTGCGGTATTGCGCCAGCAGTCGTGCTTGATGGTGAGGTCATCGGCCACGCTGATCGTTCTGATCTGGCAGCCCGCATTCAGAAACTGCTTGGCCGTGAGGAGTAG
- a CDS encoding sodium-translocating pyrophosphatase, with translation MQDLNAVQSLAVWVVLVISLLGIGYAFFIRSQILAQDTGTPKMREVWGFIKTGANAYLSQQFRTISILIVILTFVLAASVFIIPPTTEAVERFGSKEAATLWVAIGRAVAFLMGSLFSYAVGFVGMNVAVEGNVRVAAAARKGYNPALQVAYKSGSVTGMLTVGLGLLGGTLIFMVFGIAAPDALLGFGFGGSLIALFMRVGGGIYTKAADVGADLVGKVEAGIPEDDPRNAAVIADLVGDNVGDCAGMAADVFESFEVTLVSALILGLVLGDAVVGTIGDGDYDLRFIIFPLVLRAIGVVASVIGNLFVTTDERKRNAMAAMNRGFYIAAGLAIAASAAVTPVFMVNEATGVVDWRPFFATLSGVVLAIVLDKLTEYFTSTHYSPVKETSKASQTGSATNILSGLALGMESSVWAILVISASIFTSVLIYSGEPAATQFTAILYGVSLTGIGMLLLTGNTISMDSFGPISDNANGIGEMAGLDKNARNVMDDLDAVGNTTKAVTKGIAIGSAVIAAVALYGSYFTDVNKVLLQMINEGKEGIELLASINVAAPPVFIGLLIGGAVPFLFSALTIRAVSRAAAQIVNEVRRQFRIPGLMEGKVQPDYARAVQISTTAAQKELISLGLIAVMVPIIVGFTLGVEALGGFLAGIILTGQLMAVFQANAGGAWDNAKKYIEEGNFGGKHSEPHKAAVVGDTVGDPLKDTAGPALNPMIKVINLVALIIAPIVVTIEPGSPGVIIAMIICVAALIWAIWQSKRESEALKEIAQAPASAD, from the coding sequence ATGCAGGATCTGAATGCCGTCCAAAGTCTCGCAGTCTGGGTCGTCCTCGTTATCTCGTTGCTCGGTATCGGTTACGCCTTCTTCATTCGCAGTCAAATCCTTGCTCAGGATACGGGTACCCCAAAAATGCGTGAGGTCTGGGGATTCATCAAGACCGGAGCGAACGCATACCTGAGCCAGCAATTCCGCACCATTTCTATCTTAATCGTTATCTTAACGTTTGTCCTGGCGGCGAGTGTATTTATCATTCCCCCAACAACCGAAGCAGTTGAGCGCTTTGGTAGCAAAGAAGCTGCAACGCTCTGGGTGGCAATTGGGCGGGCCGTTGCCTTCCTGATGGGCTCACTCTTCAGCTATGCCGTTGGCTTCGTGGGCATGAATGTGGCAGTCGAAGGTAATGTTCGCGTGGCGGCGGCTGCACGCAAGGGATATAATCCGGCGTTACAGGTCGCGTATAAGTCCGGTTCGGTGACCGGTATGCTGACCGTCGGTCTGGGGCTACTTGGTGGGACCTTGATCTTTATGGTGTTTGGCATCGCTGCTCCTGATGCCCTGCTCGGTTTCGGCTTTGGCGGATCGCTGATCGCACTCTTTATGCGTGTGGGTGGTGGTATCTACACCAAGGCGGCTGACGTAGGCGCCGATCTGGTCGGGAAAGTAGAAGCCGGTATCCCTGAAGACGATCCCCGCAACGCGGCAGTGATTGCCGACCTGGTTGGTGATAATGTTGGTGACTGTGCCGGTATGGCTGCCGACGTGTTTGAGAGCTTTGAAGTCACGCTCGTTTCAGCATTGATTTTGGGTCTGGTGTTGGGCGATGCGGTCGTCGGTACAATCGGCGATGGTGACTATGATCTGCGCTTTATCATCTTCCCCCTGGTGTTGCGGGCCATTGGTGTCGTAGCGTCGGTTATCGGGAACCTGTTTGTAACTACCGATGAGCGCAAGCGCAACGCAATGGCGGCGATGAACCGCGGCTTCTACATTGCCGCTGGCCTGGCTATTGCCGCTAGCGCTGCGGTAACACCTGTCTTTATGGTGAATGAGGCCACCGGTGTAGTGGACTGGCGGCCTTTCTTTGCGACGCTGTCGGGTGTGGTTCTGGCTATTGTGCTCGATAAGCTGACCGAGTATTTTACTAGTACCCACTATAGCCCGGTGAAAGAGACCTCCAAGGCTTCTCAGACCGGATCGGCGACGAATATCCTCTCAGGCCTAGCACTGGGTATGGAGAGTAGTGTTTGGGCGATTCTGGTTATCTCTGCCTCGATCTTTACCTCGGTGTTGATTTATTCAGGAGAACCGGCAGCAACTCAGTTTACTGCTATCCTTTACGGTGTGTCGCTGACCGGTATCGGGATGTTGCTGCTCACCGGGAACACAATCTCGATGGATAGCTTCGGGCCGATTTCTGATAATGCCAATGGTATTGGCGAGATGGCCGGTCTCGATAAGAATGCCCGCAATGTAATGGATGATCTTGATGCAGTTGGTAATACAACCAAGGCCGTTACCAAGGGTATTGCTATCGGTTCGGCGGTCATCGCAGCAGTAGCGCTCTATGGTTCGTATTTCACGGATGTGAATAAGGTGTTGTTGCAGATGATCAACGAGGGTAAGGAAGGTATTGAACTACTCGCTTCGATTAACGTGGCGGCTCCACCGGTATTTATCGGTCTGTTGATCGGCGGTGCAGTACCGTTCCTTTTCTCGGCCCTGACTATCCGTGCAGTGTCGCGGGCGGCGGCCCAGATCGTCAACGAGGTGCGGCGACAGTTCCGTATCCCTGGCTTGATGGAGGGGAAGGTTCAGCCCGATTACGCTCGTGCGGTTCAAATTTCGACGACGGCAGCTCAGAAAGAGCTGATTAGTCTGGGTTTGATTGCGGTGATGGTGCCGATTATTGTTGGCTTTACGTTAGGTGTGGAAGCACTTGGAGGCTTCCTTGCTGGTATTATCCTTACTGGTCAATTGATGGCCGTTTTCCAGGCTAATGCTGGTGGCGCCTGGGATAATGCTAAGAAGTACATTGAAGAGGGGAATTTCGGTGGTAAGCATAGCGAGCCGCATAAGGCGGCAGTAGTTGGCGATACCGTCGGCGATCCGTTGAAAGATACGGCTGGGCCAGCGCTGAACCCGATGATTAAGGTGATTAACCTGGTGGCGCTGATCATTGCGCCGATTGTGGTGACGATTGAACCGGGAAGCCCAGGCGTCATTATCGCAATGATTATCTGTGTGGCGGCGTTGATCTGGGCTATCTGGCAAAGCAAGCGCGAGAGTGAAGCGCTGAAAGAGATCGCTCAGGCTCCAGCTTCGGCTGATTAG
- a CDS encoding ABC transporter ATP-binding protein: protein MALLELQDVHTYYGKIHALKGISMRVEAGEIVTLIGSNGAGKSTTLRTISGLLKPRHGQILFKGQRIDTLPPHEIVKLGIAQAPEGRRIFPRLTVLENLEMGAFLYNTRSPEYQADLDRVLTLFPRLRERVSQKGGTLSGGEQQMLAIGRALMTRPQVLLLDEPSMGLAPVLVEQIFEIIQTINQQGTTVLLVEQNALQALSIAHRGYVLQSGEIVLEDTATNLRNNAMVQKAYLGLE, encoded by the coding sequence ATGGCGCTGCTGGAATTGCAGGATGTACATACCTACTACGGAAAAATCCACGCTTTGAAGGGCATCTCGATGCGGGTTGAAGCCGGAGAGATCGTGACCCTTATCGGCTCGAACGGTGCTGGCAAGAGCACGACATTACGCACCATTTCAGGGTTGTTGAAACCTCGCCATGGCCAGATTTTGTTTAAAGGGCAGCGGATTGATACCTTACCACCGCACGAGATTGTGAAACTAGGGATTGCACAGGCGCCGGAAGGCCGACGGATCTTTCCACGTTTGACCGTGCTGGAAAATCTTGAAATGGGCGCTTTCCTCTACAATACCCGCAGCCCTGAATATCAGGCCGACCTTGATCGGGTGCTAACCCTCTTCCCACGCTTGCGCGAACGGGTGAGCCAGAAGGGAGGGACACTGTCAGGTGGTGAACAGCAGATGCTCGCTATTGGTCGGGCGCTGATGACCCGTCCCCAGGTGTTGCTGCTCGATGAACCATCGATGGGGCTAGCCCCAGTATTAGTCGAGCAGATTTTCGAGATTATTCAGACGATTAATCAGCAAGGTACAACCGTTCTGTTGGTAGAGCAGAACGCCTTGCAGGCTCTCTCAATTGCGCATCGTGGGTATGTGTTGCAGAGCGGTGAGATCGTGCTAGAAGATACCGCCACCAATCTGCGTAACAACGCGATGGTGCAGAAGGCATACCTGGGTTTGGAGTAG